From the genome of Anoplopoma fimbria isolate UVic2021 breed Golden Eagle Sablefish chromosome 1, Afim_UVic_2022, whole genome shotgun sequence, one region includes:
- the si:ch1073-280e3.1 gene encoding complement C2 codes for MYVKTILWTLLFTSVQEVSLEDTYDYEYEYGAYEYRQPLNCSTTERIKDGQVTYSQGGLEGSVLTFHCCLGRYPFPISQRLCGKYGEWSIMRLRNGRQVSRATCKDVLCPAQIQLDHGDFLPRDQWFRVGMTQSFSCQDGFTLYGSARRNCTHSGEWTGTTPICDNHADDCSDPGIPPGAQRSAGRFHTEEKVSYRCQAGLDLLGSNERVCLEDREWSGSTPRCQGPHTFDSPSFVAAAMAGSLAGIMDVVSPDSKKTDGTISFGRTIRVDKDSRMNVYILLDTSGSIKKQDFELAREATIALIRKLDSYEVKLRFHVLSFASEAKDIIDITDTVRSGSIDDIIWNLEEFDYTSHGRKTGTNLHAALHRVSERISFFKENWVMNHFNETQNIIIIETDGYSNTGSKPQIALNQIRNLLGYHHTSRDHTDEKLLDVYVFGIGEQVNKDQLNSLASKKHGEEHVFVVENYQKLGEVFNSIISDKSVTMCGVAQERQDDNRAYTRPWHVTVEAVTNVPKATKSVPCVGSIVSQNWVLTAAHCFARASTDIPPKLHIRHGGGLAVSEKAIIHPKYNIRALEHRNVSEFYDYDVALVYVNKSIPLSWRARPICLPCTVPAARAMKRVNSTCQQHRKELLPLKETAAFFIHKNIERKRTYIHTESQRPSCVEKARQTLKEPTNVTLDEFIPDRFLCSGGSSGYQYAITCKGDSGGSLFLQKRNRYFQVGVVSWGTTNVCDPVDRNMRRCSSGNPPPDARDFHIDLFKIMPWLKQHLGKDIQFLPDVV; via the exons ATGTACGTCAAGACCATTCTATGGACCCTACTCTTCACTTCTGTCCAGGAGG TGTCCCTGGAGGATACATAtgattatgaatatgaatatggaGCATACGAGTATCGGCAGCCTCTGAACTGCTCGACCACAGAGCGCATCAAAGATGGACAGGTCACCTACTCACAG GGAGGACTGGAGGGCAGTGTGCTGACCTTTCACTGCTGTCTGGGGCGATACCCTTTCCCCATAAGCCAAAGGCTCTGTGGCAAATATGGGGAGTGGTCGATCATGAGATTAAGAAATGGCAGACAGGTGTCACGGGCCACATGCAAAG ACGTGTTGTGTCCGGCTCAGATCCAGCTGGATCACGGTGACTTCTTGCCCAGAGACCAGTGGTTCCGTGTCGGGATGACGCAGAGCTTCTCCTGCCAGGACGGCTTCACCCTGTACGGGTCGGCCCGGAGGAACTGCACCCACTCTGGGGAGTGGACAGGAACCACTCCCATCTGTGACAACCATG CTGACGACTGTAGCGACCCCGGGATCCCACCGGGGGCCCAGAGGTCAGCAGGCCGGTTTCACACGGAGGAGAAGGTGAGCTACCGGTGTCAGGCTGGTCTGGATCTACTTGGGTCGAATGAGAGGGTTTGCCTGGAGGACAGGGAGTGGAGCGGTTCAACACCGCGATGCCAAG GCCCACATACATTTGACTCCCCCAGCTTTGTAGCCGCAGCCATGGCTGGGTCACTTGCAGGAATCATGGATGTCGTCTCGCCAGACTCCAAAAAGACAG atgGAACAATATCCTTTGGACGAACTATCCGTGTGGATAAAGACAGTCGTATGAATGTCTACATTTTACTGGACACATCAGGAAGCATCAAAAAGCAGGACTTTGAATTAGCCAGGGAAGCCACCATTGCCCTTATCAGAAAG TTGGACAGCTACGAGGTGAAGCTGAGGTTTCACGTGTTGTCATTTGCCAGCGAGGCGAAAGACATCATAGACATCACAGACACGGTTAGAAGTGGCAGCATCGACGACATCATATGGAATCTGGAGGAGTTCGACTACACCA GCCATGGGCGTAAGACGGGCACCAACCTCCACGCTGCCCTGCATCGTGTCAGTGAGAGGATCAGCTTCTTTAAGGAAAACTGGGTCATGAACCACTTTAATGAGACTCAGAACATCATCATCATAGAAACAGACG GTTACTCCAACACTGGAAGCAAGCCTCAGATTGCCCTGAACCAGATCCGAAATCTGCTGGGATACCACCACACATCCCGCGATCACACAGATGAAAAATTGCTGG ATGTCTATGTATTTGGTATTGGGGAACAGGTGAACAAAGATCAACTGAACTCCTTAGCCTCAAAGAAACATGGTGAGGAACATGTCTTCGTGGTGGAAAACTACCAAAAACTGGGAGAGGTGTTCAACAGCATCATCA GTGACAAGAGTGTGACGATGTGTGGGGTAGCTCAGGAGCGGCAGGATGATAACAGGGCCTACACCAGACCCTGGCACGTCACCGTGGAAGCGGTTACAAATGTTCCAAAGGCTACAAAG TCTGTGCCGTGTGTTGGATCCATTGTGAGCCAAAACTGGGTTCTGACAGCCGCTCACTGCTTTGCCAGAGCGAGCACAGACATCCCTCCAAAGTTGCACATACGTCACG GTGGGGGCCTGGCGGTTTCCGAGAAGGCGATCATTCATCCGAAGTACAACATCAGGGCACTCGAGCACAGAAACGTATCCGAGTTCTACGACTACGATGTCGCTCTGGTTTATGTGAACAAGAGCATCCCGCTCTCCTGGAGAGCAAG ACCTATCTGCTTGCCATGTACCGTACCAGCGGCTCGAGCCATGAAGAGAGTCAACTCCACCTGTCAGCAGCACA GGAAGGAACTGCTCCCACTGAAGGAGACTGCTGCCTTTTTCATCCATAAAAACATCGAGCGCAAACGtacatacattcacacagagaGTCAG aGGCCTAGCTGTGTGGAGAAGGCGAGACAAACGCTCAAAGAGCCCACCAATGTGACTCTGGATGAGTTCATACCCGACAGATTCCTCTGTTCTGGGGGATCCTCAGGATACCAGTACGCCATCACCTGTAAAG GCGACTCTGGTGGATCTCTGTTTCTGCAAAAGAGAAATCGCTACTTTCAG GTGGGAGTCGTGAGCTGGGGCACAACGAACGTGTGCGACCCTGTAGACCGAAATATGAGAAGGTGCAGCAGCGGGAATCCGCCTCCCGACGCTCGGGACTTTCACATCGACCTGTTCAAGATAATGCCGTGGCTGAAACAGCACCTAGGGAAGGATATCCAGTTCCTGCCTGATGTCGTCTGA